One window from the genome of Nicotiana tomentosiformis chromosome 5, ASM39032v3, whole genome shotgun sequence encodes:
- the LOC138892527 gene encoding uncharacterized protein, whose translation MSYSDVRRMDLEFKKDDWVFLKVSTMKGIMQFGKKGKLSSRNVGQYRIIQRIDLVAYKIELPPEMSLVHPVFHVSMLKKVLWRNQQVKEATWEAEEEMKKKYPHLFE comes from the exons ATGTCCTATTCAGATGTGCGTCGCATGGATTTGGAGTTTAAaaaggatgattgggtattcttgaaggtttctaccatgaagggtataatgcagtttggtaagaaagggaagttgAGTTCGAGGAATGTCGGACAGTACAGAATTATTCAAAGGATTGATCTGGTGGCTTACAAGattgaactacctccagagatgtctttagtgcacccggtgttccacgtatccatgttgaagaag gtactatggcgaaaccaacaggttaaagaggccacctgggaggccgaggaggagatgaagaagaagtaccctcatttgtttgaatag